The sequence below is a genomic window from Lytechinus variegatus isolate NC3 chromosome 3, Lvar_3.0, whole genome shotgun sequence.
GACGGGATTACTGTTAacaaaatgtattattgaaatgtaatttgACCTGGAACTTTTGCACTTGTCGGTAAGGGGCCCATTCCATAGAGGGGAGAAAGACCAATAATTAGCAAGGTCTTAAAGCAGCCTTCAAGATCACTAAAATTTGttttctctgtggaatggctcagaaacacccctcaaagaactaaaaaaaagtgattgGTACCTCTTGTCTTACTAGGCTTAGACTAGTCCTATAAAGacctttcaatggtctttcagggTTATTTTATGCAACAAGCAAGTGatctttcaaaattctttccatgaactttgcctggtctttcatgATCTCCCATGAGTCTTACACTATCTCTGCAAATATCTTGAGAGACTGTCGAAAGATCATGGAAAGAATAATAAGAACTTttaaagttcatcgaaagaccactgaaagactgctgGTATACTATCaaaagacaattttcctgtaaaacctctgaaagactgttttgaactgTTTGAAAAAGTTTTGGAGATCATGGAAACCAcgaagacctctgaaagatccatcaggaatcgtgaaagacCTCAGAGATCtttgaaaattcattaaaacACCATTGTAAGATCAAATAATCATGTTGTCCTTCAGAGTTATATACGATCATGGAGTTTGACACATTTTTCAATGTGATGGATGATAGGCTTTGCTTTGGCATGGTAACGACATATTAtgtaatgatatgatatataaATTTCGGCGGAAATGCTCATTTCATTAATATAACGTTGAAATGTTCTGATTTAGTGTTGAATGAAACTTTAATCGGTTTGTAAGGAGTGGGTAAATTGCTCCTTAACAATATAGTTAAGGCACATTTTTGGTAAATTGTACACTTTGGTAAGAGAATTTGGGGTAACATACTTATTTATCGGCACATTTTAGTCACAAAGTTCCTTTATCAAAATGTGTCTTAACTATGTTTAGGAGCAATTTTTAACCCCCCCTATTCCCATTGTCAATTATTATACACGGTTATTTTTCAATGCTGCAAGTTTCATATTTTCTGTTTTGGATTCTTGTTTTGCTAacaatatcaatatattttgtgtgattcTTTGTTGTGTTGCAGCCAATATCATATTTGTTGTTTTAGATTCCTAGTTGTGTTGTGGTCAATATCTATTTTCTGTTAGTAGTTCTCTTCtatgttatttttcttcattttcataatgcctacttttgtttttcaagCAAATGTGGCAGCTTTTATGCGTAACTATTCAAATAAATGCGTTGTTGATTTAGAAATGATGTGGAACCAATGCTTTCGATACAATATAATTTTTGGTTTGGGTCGCGCTGTATAGTCCGACGAGGCATAATAGGTGCATCGACAAGGTTTTGGTCAAACTGAAtgctttattcatttaattgttTAGATTATCATCGGATCCAAACAATGAGGTGAATGATAAGATGTGTAACACCAAGCATCAAACTTGTTAGATTCGTACCAAGGCCATATTGCccaccaaaaaataaagaaaataatagcaTTGTTTAAATGGCAGTCAGCCTTTTAAAACAGAGTAAATGTAATATGtatgaaatttatttgaaaaaaatatataaaaacaaatattatgacAAAATGATTTGTTTCCATGTAAACTTATTTGTTCTAATAAGTTGCActtcaattacatgtaaaaaGAAACTTGTGggtaatataattataaacgCCCATGTTATATAAACTCACAACGTTTTTGCAAAATCATGAAGTATCATCTCTTTATCCTGCTTAAAATGTCATAGGACATAACTTTCAAATAATTGTTAAAGGGAATGGGAATGAActctgtaaaatattttttttcagtagaCAACTAGCGTGTTTGATTCCCGTTCTTATTGTGCAGATACCTGTCAGACGGAAGGCAATACTCCAAGTCCAGACATAGAATATGCAGAACAGGTCTATGAAGTGAACACTGACTTTTATGGATCcattgatgataatggtgacgtCATCACTTGTCTGAATATCACATTTGAAGTCAGACGCCATAGTAAGTTATTTTGAgagtgatgatgacaataatgaaaacATCAATAACTGACAATGATAGTATGAGAATGATATACCACCATCATACCAATAAGCCTATACACTaatgataatgctgatgataatgataataataattagcaaACTATGTACCGTTCAATCAatagattgtttttttttggggggggggggtagtaacaACATTTGTAaaaagtttttctttttatattgatGAATAAGGACATGTAATAGTtacataaaaattaatattacaTGAAGCATGAATGATTTCTTCAACAATACTGTTTtcaaaaatgaacattttttcaaagtttttacaAAGCTTCTCTATTATTGTTGTCTTCAGTGGCGTGGGGgaacgtgcccccccccaaaaaaaaagaaaaaatggaaaagggagaaaaagggggagaaggaagagaaacgtatatatataattacataagaaacattttttatatctttatgaaacctaatttgctcagggcctatgtcttcattgttcctggtgctcgcattgtctgtttaactagatataatagatcaaatattttttggaACATTATAGTTTTTCAAGTGTATTTGAGAGACCTGACGTTGTcaaatcaagtcaatatacaccaaatatatttcatcgcacttcgagtttttattgttttatgtatttttttcaaaaaacatataaatacaaagtaatataaagtaatacaaatcaaatacaattttacagacgagCATTCTTACGGTATAATAAACAGTATaatattgagcataaatggaaatgagggggtccactagaaagcaatgcttgtaaagtgtggatcgcCCCCTTGTatatgatatattcttcttttttcatgactactgaaagtgaTAGCCCCATTTTAAAGTcttaatacaaaacaaattccagtccgtgcttacgttcgaatgagtggattggtgagatatgtctgcttttcatgaattcctaaaatcagtccttaaaatgtccttttctgatctgaatatgaaacatttttcagctcgcgctcgcatcattaatTTGGCTAGTGAAATACTTATGGTCTTAGTTTAGCGAGACAGCCACGTATcatgataacaaacattgcatataatgtcccgttttaggtctgaatcatcaaaattttcagctcgcgctaagtgactcaaaatttttgctggtgcctcCCGCCCATGCCGTGATggcccacggtacgccactgattgtcTAAATGATTACAAATCCACCTTTCGAATAATTAAGTAtataccaaattcatgaaatctgcaacgaataaaaattgaataaatagcaTATCTTGCATACATAATTAGAAGATTCAAAATTCTATACTTATTGCTTTTTAACTTGATTTGCAAGCTGCACTAtaattacactgcaaaaacggtggtgttaatttaacaccagccggAGTCCACATCAGAACGGCATTTAAACAACGCAAATAATTAAGTTGCGGCTTATGAAAACTCCTACATGATTTCTGAATTTACTTCTGTGgctttttgttgaaaatactcCAGTTCTGCACATGAATAGATCCAGTAAAATTTATAGCTTCATTGTATGACAATCTTTCATAATTATGTCACGCAATATCGCATCTACACTATGTTGAATTCATGCTTGGAACCCATGCTGATCGGCCCATGTCCATTTATACAATAGAACTTACCTTCAAACAGCATgccatttaattttgttaaagGGCTTTATGAACTGTTTATTATAATTCTTCATAATACATTCATGAGAAGACAATACTATTTAAAACTGTAATATGTTTAATCGagtttatttattaaaacaacaTGATAAATAGCTGTTTTGTAGTATATGGTGCCGGATAAAAAAAGTGTATTATAATGGTAAGCAAGGTTATTAGTGTGTATTCATCTTAAACATTGCACCAATGATGACTTTGGAACCTTGGAAATACATTTGAAATCGCAGTGGGTTTTAGGCATTCCGCTATTAAAGTTTCTTAAAAATGACAGACtgaagataaagaaaatacaaatttccagACAATGATTTGATTAGATGCGTTACAAGGGCATTTAGAATTataattaaataatgaaaaaaattattttcatttatttaccagaagaaataaaaggaaactaGTTGTATTAGAATATTTGAACTTGTGATAATAAGGTCATCAAACGTTTTATTGGCATGGAAACTAATActttgacttttgaaaagtaaaaattaGTTATTAGTCACATGTTTATACAGAAGTTAATCATTGAGAGTGTATCATTTTACTAAAACTAATTTCTTTGAGAAATCAtggcattttgaaaaaaataaatcttgttGTTTAATTTGAACTATAATTTGGACTCGTAACTTACTTTAGCGTTCCATGTTTCATGATGTATTATATATGGTTGGAAGACTGGTTTGTGTAATATAAGTAATCCTCATtagaaggagaagaggaagaagaagaagaatgaaaatgacaaaaaataccCCAACTTACACGAGATCCATTTCGAAATAAGAAAATTCGGTAGTGATTAATTTTGCTTCTATCATGTTTATCAAAGTATGTTTactcaatttttatttacttaCCCCTATAGTGAAAATTTATGTGTATACGGTAATTGGGGTTTGTACATCGGACTTCATGTTTTTTAATACTCTAGGTGCTTCCAATCTAGAAGGATTGATATTCACACTGGAAGATCATTGGAATGGTGGCTACAAAGAGTGCTATAGATTGAATTTTACATCAGGATTGAACCGTTTGTCTGTTTATGACTCTACAGctccaaataaaaatgtgagttTATAATATCCCAGTTCATACAATTGCTCTTTAAATCGTAAtatctctttttcttatctgCTCACCATGCAATCTATAACAATATAGAAAAGGGGTCAGAGAATAATTCAATCTGTCTTATATCAATTAAGATTTGTtgcaatgatatttttaaaaaagagtaaaaacttttaaaaaatccaaagATTGAACTAGAAGATGTTTCTCGAAAATAATGCGATAATTTATTCCTAATTTTACTAAACAGTAGTGCACAAAATACACTAAATTCTTGAACAAAAATCGTCCAGGAATTATTGTCGAAGTTTGCATAATTCATGTCTAGATTAAAAACTTGACACGTTGACTACTGTGTTAGtacacaaaatatatcaagagGATGTAATTTATTATGTCCATAATGAAGTGAATTCGAAAGTAAACCAACAACGTAGCATGGAGACCTTCATCATTAATCAATCTTGAGTCTTTATTTGGTCTTTTCAATGACTGTTTATCGGGTATAGCTAAGTTTCAATAATGACAAAAGATTATAAAGTCGTTTGAAGTCATCTTTTCCATATTTCTTATATAAGGATGCTGAAGGGTCAATGCGATAGGTAATCAAATCTAATTATGTAGTTTCATTTTCCCTAAAACAACAATCTTGATATGAATTTGTCGCTCGAATTCTAAGAATTGTTCATTGTATCATGGTCATAGCAAGTCATAACTGCCTGAtgtgaaaatataaattcagtTGAATAAAGATGGCTACGCGGCCCATGTATGGGAAAATAATTAATGGAAATGTCATTTTACATGTCCGATTTCcaacaaactaaaaaaaaaattcaaaaagagaaattatttGTTAACTGAAGATGTGTCATATAGTGGCCATGATTGATGTATATACAAagaaattttatcttttttctttgaatgtgtggacaaatagaaaaaaaaatagtttataagCACACAACCCCGACCTGTAGTGGCTAATAAATAGTAGTAAAAATGCTAGAATTCTATTCACTATAATAGATTATCATTAAAACTTGAATATGATTTCATAAATAGCCTTCCGATATGGTATCTATTTTAATTTGACTAGAGTAGACTATATTAAGAGAGTAtgtatcaaaatattatcaattgtagaatattgaatttgagcattgaaattttgattgcttttCTGTATTGGATTAAATAATGTAATAGGCATTCCGTTTGAAGTCAAACGAAGAGACCTGTGGGTATAGGATTTTTAATGTTCAGACATCTTCGGGAACTGCAACGGGGAAATGCCTTTATTAATTATTCTGAAgtactttgaaatgtcattatttcattgtttcattttgttgtttaaaatgcagaatgaataataataataatctacaTGATAATAGCAAAAGATCAGTCCTCTAATGAAGCTGTCCAAGAAGAGTTCCATGAAACACATTAACCTCTTTCAATTCTTTAATATTTCAGAGGATTTTTCATTTCGACTGTTTCTGTGATTTGAAGATAAGTGATGATGGACCAAATGagtatactttaaaaatccGTTCTCTACCATACCAATCTCAAGACTGTACCTTAATAGACGATCAGACTGTCACAATGCAAGTAAGAGTACCTGGTAAGATTGTCACCTCCGTATACTACTCCATATTCCCTTTCAAAATACAGACACTAAAGcaaagtattattattaaagagaAACTCCATAATGACGTCAAGATTATTTTAATTAAAGCAAAAAAATTATGTGAATTATTGCtcgcattattttcttttatagaaATGTATTGACCAGTACATGAATTTCTACAAGTGTCCCTTACGTAAATTCCAGTTTTTAGGTCAGTACATTTAAagatttctgctcgcattgtTTGGCTGATAAAACAAAGGTTCTCTCTCCACATTGAAGGTGATTTTGTTAAGAAACAAATTAACAAGAAAAACTTCTTGCTCTAAAACGAAGGTGGTTTAGGTCAAATAACTATACTTTTTATCACATCAATCCGATTCCCAGGAAGTGCTGCCTATACATACGCAGCACCTCCTGTACAAATGTTGGTGTATAGTGTTCAGCATCCCCTGCAGCTTCACAGGACCGTGATGGTTTATAGTTATTGTGAGATGCGTGGATGGAATATTGTGTATCATATTAGATAAAGAGCAAAATATTAAAttgaatatcagaaaatttAACATGAATGTGAAAGAACTAAAATGTGACACtacggcccgtattctgaagtcgggtttaacttaaactcaggtttaaagttgtggtttaagtatggatagccaactaacagtagagatatcatattccagctcatttggctctcaaaatattcataattgtgtaggaagtagacgactgtcttcaccatcgatgaatcaggaaagagcacagtaagcaTAAGAAACATgacaaattttgacacttttggcttcccataattttagcacatagttaaaccacagtctcagttaaacctgacttcagaatacgggcctataaaTTTAAGCTTTGAAACGCAGTAATCTGTTGTATATGGATTTTCGCCAAAATATTGATTGCATGTGTTGTTCACTTGTTTCTTTCGTCAAGCCCCACTTGCCGCGTCAagatagatataatattttacCAAGGCGACTTGTTACGCAAAATATACTTTTTGTACCCATTAATATAAGATTTGGATCACttctttcacacattttttatttatgatgaacccttttatttcaatttgcaAAAAGTTTAAACTTAGTCATTAGCTTCATGAAAACTGAATACAGGTGTTAAGCCACGTCGGTTGCAAGGAAGGCGTTTTgtatcataattaaaaaaaataataatcatgaagTTCAAATGTAAAACTGATAGTAAGGACGAAaatgtaattgatttttttttttaaatctctcaGTTTGCAACGATCCTGCTAGAACATGGACAGATAAATATTGTGAAATGATTCCAAGAGGTAAGCGGTTATTGTGCGTTTCTGATATAATTTGTTAAAGAAAAACATGGAGCATAAACTtccaaatgtttttattttaacacACCTCCTTTTAGCATGAAAATGAAACGAGCACATGCATATTATCATCTATTCTTTAGTAATAGGAAATGAAATGCATATCTATATAGGTAACATAAGATTGATACTGACGGTAAAAATGAAATACGTATAAAATCTTGAGATCAAAACTCACTTTTCCGAAATCACTGTCAACACGCATTCCTATTGTGGACAATAAATTTGACAAATGTCTTATGTTAACTTTGATTTAAATATGCTTGGTTTTATTTTCATGCTGTATCAGTAATTTCATCTTTTAGCTAGTTTGCATTCTTCCAGTgactttgttttatattatgtatatttatGTCTTACATTATAAAGCGCATAGAGAGAGCTTTCTATTACGTGCTCAATAAATCagtctttattattattatcattattatagaaTATCGtatatgttttttattcagaaaaCGAACTTATATGACCCATCATGAGGGCATATCTCACTGAGCGGCTATTTATAATTGTTGCGATTTTCTTTCAGTTTCACCAGGCTTTTATTAACGAATAGTTGGAAACATTATTTAATCTTTAATATGATCTATCCATTTTATGTGACTAAACTTGATAAAAGAGTGGAATCGGTAGGTGTGTGGCTAAAATACcattaaaggaaaataatataaacatgttatatgtattcattaatagcATCATCTGACATGAATATGTTCTTGgttcgttgatttttttttcttcatatttcagaagaatggaCCCCATCTATTGACTTTTACCAAGCCATTCCAGAATATAATACCTTCAGACTGACATTTACGCCCGCACCTGCTAGTTATTCAATAAATCTATACAGGATTTATATATACAGCTTGATGGGGAATATCTTCATCGACGGACATATCATCTACGCGGTATGATAGAATTCCAAAATAGTTTGTCTTTGATTATACAACTGGAAAAGAAAAAGTTCtgataattatataaaattaacACTGTTAACCGATAGGCATGTAGGGTACGAAGGTGTGACGTCACACCATTCACCCTTATTTAAATAGTTTCTGAAGAGTTTCAGATATACGTTTAAATGTTTGTTCGCCTTTGTATTTTATCTCAATATAAGATAATCGCGGAATAGTTTCTTGTTTAAACCATTGTCATgatgtaacaaaacaaaaattgtgacACTTTCACTTTTAGTACTATCCATGATTTCACCTGCTCTTCAATGTAGTGCATACTTCCATTCTCTCTCCtctcattcatttcattatttcatttcatgtgtaaaaacaataaaaagaaatatttaacaTAAGGGGTGGGTCCCTTAAGAAGCTTATCACCAGGAGCCCATAGATATagaataaaaatttgtttaaattaagACAAGAATAAGAAACAATGGAAAATAATTACATAGAACAGGAAAGCTATGGTTTGTACATCCTAAACAATCATTGTTATCTGTAcattgtaagaaaataaaacaattaaataaacAACAAAGCGTTTTTAAAAAGCattcattttatcaattttgaaattacAAGGACGTACCTATATTAAGGAAAACTGTTTATATTTATGAATATGTAAATCTTTTAGTTTGCTTTTACATCTAGTGGCTTTAAAGCATTCTTTAAAATCTTCTGTTggttattccatattttttaacCGTTCAATCGTAAGGAGTGTTGAGATGTTATACGTGAACATAATGTATATCATGTGTGGTTTCCAGGAAAGAAAGTCATTTATCTTTATTCCTAAAAAAGATGTATTATCGACCCTATTCAAATGTTTATTATCCATAACATTTTCGAGAGGTTTATCCAGTATTTTTTGCCTCTAGTtggaaatataattattttttttctcaatatttaAAGATAACTTGTTTGATTGTAACCACGAAATAACCCTTTTAGTTCATAATTTAATAATGTTGCAAGAGACTTAATGTGATAAACGATTTTGTACCATGTGCAACTAATAACTTTTAAGGAAAAGTCCActccaactaaaaaaaaatacaaccagaataacttagaaaatttcattaaaatcggatgtaaaataagaaagtgaatACATTTctaaatttcgcttaatttcaaaaaaaaacagttgGGTGCACATCCTGGTAGGTTAGCAAATGAGGCGAATGATGACATCATCctctcactatatcttttgtatttttattaaattgaatatgaaatattttaattttctcctcactgtCATGTGAAGGGAGTTTTATTCCTTCCTGATTATGAGGCATTaccattgtttttatcattttgtggttcagtcaagttggtccatattgccattgtataaaaatcaaaaattatataaataagaagatataaaacaaaagaaatagtgattgatggacatcatcaactatctcatttgcatgtcaccgagtgcatataactattttgtgaaaaataagcgaaactttaaaatgtattaactttcttattttacatccagttagggtgaaattttcaatgttatgtttgttggatttttctcttttgattcaaatcagtgttatattaatgatttaatttttgttttccaaaGGAAATCATAATAATCCATTTCAAATTATCTTTATTCCACAAAAAAACATAGTCTTTATTGAACATGTTATATACGATCCCATTCCTATTTGCGAAATACTTTCAGCCCTTAATTTGAAAACCCGGTATCTCGATTCCTgctgaaatatttttaagaatagTACCGAAGCATTAGTTCTTTCTAAACTTCCCCTATACTCGATATTTTCTCTGAACGCATATACAgacttttattatcattacaatgttgttgttttttgccaTGTAGGCCTAAACTGAAATCCTTGAACTAAAGGAATTGGATTTccaaaaaaatctaattttatttgtttacagTTTAATCTATCCAtggttattttgtttgaatacaGGATGATATGATTTTAACTCCTGTTGAGGTTAATGGCGTTGTTGTGAATACTACATCCATCGACTACGAGATCAATGCCAACCCAGGAGATACTATTACTGTAATGGTTAGTGATATTTTTAAGATCTTGGTAAAATAAATCTATTGCATAATTTTAATGTTATTCCTTCATTGAATTGATCAATAAATCATGATAGATGCATGTAAAATGTAGCGGTCATCCAACAAGAACCTTTTAGTTGTTCCCAAGGCAACCTCCCACATCCATGGCGACAGAGCTCTTTCAGTTGTGGCTCCTACACTCTGGAACTCTCTTCCTCTTAGCTTAAGATCACATTCTTCTCTAAGTTCCTTTAAAGTAGCACTTAAGACATATCTCTTCCGTaaatagtatgatttttttacagTTAATATGCCCGTGGGTAAGTTAGTATTTTAGATAAGTAAGGTTGTTACGTTGGATATTTAGTTATGTAAGGTAGTTAAAATGATAAGTGATGTTAGGTTTTATGATGTAAAGCCCTTAGAAATTTTTGTAGGCGCTATATAGAAATtgcattattatcactattattattttattaacaaaaataaatatggaaCCGGAAAATTAGATTTTGTGGGTGGGGAATTATCATTAAGTCAGCTCCTGTAACCGTCTTGCCTAAATGTACTTATATTTTTTGCCTAAGCTTACCATTGATAATTTTCATCTTGTAATTTACAGATTATAACAGGAAAGGACAGCCAGGAAGAGATGCGTACGAGTGGTCCAAATGTAGTATTTCAAGGTGAAATAGGACTTCAGTCATACAAGTTTACAGAATactatttcttgtttataaatttaTCAGATTAACCAACGTAAACCTTCCAGTTCCCCTGCATATGACACAAATAGCAGATGTGCTAAAAATACCACTTTATAATGAAAGCCAACATGGTGAACCATGAAAACATACAAAGGTAGTGTTACCTGAAATGAAGGTCTTACACAAAACAGCCATTTGTCATGATCATTCTATAGGTTTATTGAAATGTCCATTATTGTGGCATTCAGCAACTGTTTCCGCATTGTTTATATCAACCAGAAACAAAACCATGTCACAAAATTCATATcatgttttggttttttttacttttagggAACCCTTGTGAAACACATTTTTGTGAACCTCTTGGATCATGCATTCCTCGTGGTGATGACTACGTGTGCCATTGCATGGAAGGGACTGTTCAAGTAAACAACCACACTTGTATtcgtaagtaaattatgaattgCCCTTTGCCAAAATCTTCCTGCAAAACTTTAGGCCAATTTTAAGGGACACGATGGACTGATTTTGCAAAGGCCTATCGGTTGAATGTTCATTGATCTCTGAGATCTGTTAATGACCATTAATCCTTGGGTCTGTTTGACCCTTTAATGATCTCCGGTCGCAAAGATTGGTTTCTGGTGTTGTGGTTTTCACCAAGTCTTGACTTTTCAGCTTCTTGGTTATTTCCTCTTCCTGCAAGCCCAAGTTATCCTGACATCCCTGCAGCTTATACATAATAGCTTCTGTAAATTGAAAGACCACTAGAAGACATTCCATGTTGACAATCCATGCTGTTGGAAATCCTTTACTGCAAATGAACGGCCTATAGGCAAAATGAACATTCGATGACTGACCACAAATACTATTCTAGTTGATCACTGACAAGTCATAAGACCAGAGGAGATCCTGAAACAGCTGAAAGATGCAATATGCAATCACAATACTGATAGGCCaacttttcttgtcttgtaagGTTATATTCATTAAGAAAATAACGCAACATACAATATCTTCTCTGACGGACTATTTTGAATTACAcatatagtttgaaaacaaaaagttcACTTAATAACTAAACCATGAAGTGTAAAAGGAAAATCTTCCAGATCTTCACCGGAGATCATCTGTCTTTTCTTTCATATACTTACTCAAAGACCAATATCTTTCATGTCATCTCCTGTTCTAAGCGCCTCAAATCTAGGGATAGTCCAGCCCTATGCATATATCCCAACAGGTAGCCAAGATACAGGAGGAAAGACGCAGCAGCGACCATTATCTGGATAAGCAAACTCTTCATTCCAGAGAACACTCATTACCAAGACATCTTAGATATGGCAGTCCCTACCAAGGCGAATGACCAATATTGAACATCCATTAAATGtcaatcaaattattattatcttcttttcctacTAACGATGGGTTCAATCAGTCCTATCTGTCTAG
It includes:
- the LOC121410187 gene encoding uncharacterized protein LOC121410187 isoform X2 — its product is MDRVTIIMYCCMAKVFNTLFYFPFDRFIIRKMLTIVTIVVLLFLQMKASSAKMITQQGDICLNSYSWSVRVIDQQFMYQYTITDSSHHCLDTCQTEGNTPSPDIEYAEQVYEVNTDFYGSIDDNGDVITCLNITFEVRRHSASNLEGLIFTLEDHWNGGYKECYRLNFTSGLNRLSVYDSTAPNKNRIFHFDCFCDLKISDDGPNEYTLKIRSLPYQSQDCTLIDDQTVTMQVRVPVCNDPARTWTDKYCEMIPREEWTPSIDFYQAIPEYNTFRLTFTPAPASYSINLYRIYIYSLMGNIFIDGHIIYADDMILTPVEVNGVVVNTTSIDYEINANPGDTITVMIITGKDSQEEMRTSGPNVVFQGNPCETHFCEPLGSCIPRGDDYVCHCMEGTVQVNNHTCIQNPCKVNTCGPLGSCIPSGQDYHCKCQEGSLNINNHTCIRDTCESISCEPFGSCIPLGDDYFCQCQEGTFNLNNHTCVQSIDDSNIWKGVTGAAVIGALLVIIILAICLCCKRIKEHQDLVQAWVLMISSLPFPKKTVSL